Proteins encoded in a region of the Bubalus bubalis isolate 160015118507 breed Murrah chromosome 9, NDDB_SH_1, whole genome shotgun sequence genome:
- the LOC123335263 gene encoding olfactory receptor 10H3-like produces the protein MISEFILIGFSNFPQQLLPTFFLLYLLMYLFTLLGNLLIMGTIWREHSLHTPMYLFLCALSTSEILFTVAITPYMLVHMLSTHRSITFVACASQMFFSFTFGFTHSFLLMIMGYDRYVAICHPLHYNVLMSTRDCARLVSWCWAGGSVMGMMVTLIIFHLSFCGSNEIHHFFCHVLSLLKLACGKGTASVTLAVILVCVTALMGCLLLIVLSYVFIVAAILRIPSTEGRHKTFSTCVSHLTIVVVHYGFASLIYLKPKVAHSMDSNTLLATTYTVFTPFLSPIIFSLRNKELKNAIKRTFRRTFCPLSS, from the coding sequence ATGATATCTGAATTCATCCTCATCGGCTTCTCCAACTTCCCTCAGCAGCTCCTGCCCACCTTCTTCCTGCTGTACCTGCTGATGTACCTGTTCACACTGCTGGGGAACCTGCTCATCATGGGCACCATCTGGAGGGAGCAcagcctccacacccccatgtacctCTTCCTGTGCGCCCTCTCCACCTCCGAGATCCTGTTCACTGTTGCCATCACTCCTTACATGTTAGTTCATATGCTCTCCACCCACCGCTCCATCACCTTTGTGGCCTGTGCCAGCCAGATGTTCTTCTCCTTCACGTTTGGCTTCACCCACTCCTTCCTGCTCATGATCATGGGCTACgaccgctacgtggccatctgccaccccctGCACTACAACGTGCTCATGAGCACTCGTGACTGTGCCCGTCTTGTGTCCTGGTGCTgggctggtggctcagtcatgggGATGATGGTAACACTGATCATTTTTCACCTCAGCTTCTGTGGGTCTAATGAGATTCACCATTTTTTCTGCCATGTGCTTTCCCTCTTGAAGTTGGCCTGTGGGAAGGGGACAGCCTCTGTCACCCTGGCTGTGATCCTGGTCTGTGTCACAGCCCTGATGGGGTGCTTACTCCTCATTGTCCTCTCCTATGTCTTCATCGTGGCCGCCATCCTGAGGATCCCCTCCACTGAGGGCCGGCACAAGACCTTCTCCACCTGTGTCTCCCACCTCACCATAGTGGTCGTGCACTACGGTTTTGCCTCCCTCATCTACCTCAAGCCCAAAGTCGCCCATTCCATGGACAGTAACACTCTGCTGGCCACCACCTACACAGTCTTCACCCCTTTTCTTAGCCCCATCATTTTCAGCCTCAGGAATAAAGAGCTGAAGAACGCCATAAAAAGAACCTTCCGCAGAACCTTCTGTCCCCTAAGTTCCTGA